The proteins below come from a single Vitis vinifera cultivar Pinot Noir 40024 chromosome 9, ASM3070453v1 genomic window:
- the LOC100260288 gene encoding methanol O-anthraniloyltransferase: MASSSSPLVFSVNRCDPQIVRPANPTPREVKQLSDIDDQEGLRFQIPVIMFYRNNPLMDGKDPVKVIREALGKALIYYYPFAGRLIEGDNRKLMVDCTGEGVLFIEADADTTLENLGDAIQPMCPCFEELLYDVPGSTRILGSPLILIQVTRLRCGGFIFALRLNHTLSDAAGLIQFLNTIGEMAQGLSVPSLLPIWQRELLNARNPPQITRIHHEYEKVTNTKGTLMAMDENNLVHRSFFFGREEIRALRNRLPASLGACSTFEVLMACVWRCRTIAFAVDPDEVVGISCIINMRGKHGLELPPGYYGNAFVTPASITKAGMLCKNPLEFAIRLVKKAKAEMSQEYIKSVADLMVIKGRPLFTQPGNYIVSDVTRAGIGEVDFGWGKPVYGGVAKASPIISFRMWFRNSKGEEGNVIPICLPPPVMERFEQELKRMTKEAELLITSMP, encoded by the exons atggcatcatCGTCGTCTCCTCTAGTATTCTCGGTTAACCGGTGTGATCCACAGATTGTTCGGCCTGCAAACCCTACCCCGCGAGAGGTGAAGCAGCTTTCTGATATAGATGATCAAGAAGGCCTTCGCTTTCAAATTCCTGTGATAATGTTTTACCGAAACAATCCTTTAATGGATGGAAAAGACCCTGTAAAGGTCATTAGAGAAGCTCTAGGTAAGGCGCTTATATACTACTATCCATTTGCAGGCAGGCTGATTGAAGGGGATAACAGAAAACTCATGGTGGACTGCACCGGTGAAGGGGTCTTGTTCATTGAAGCCGATGCGGATaccacacttgagaatcttgGTGATGCAATTCAGCCAATGTGTCCCTGCTTTGAGGAGCTTCTGTATGATGTCCCTGGCTCCACGAGAATTCTTGGTTCCCCTCTTATCTTAATTCAG GTGACCCGATTGAGGTGCGGGGGATTTATATTTGCACTGCGTCTAAACCACACATTGTCTGATGCAGCTGGTTTGATTCAATTCCTCAACACCATAGGCGAGATGGCTCAAGGTCTGTCCGTGCCATCTCTGCTGCCCATATGGCAAAGAGAGCTGTTAAATGCCCGAAATCCGCCACAAATAACCCGTATACATCATGAATACGAGAAGGTAACCAACACCAAGGGCACACTAATGGCCATGGACGAAAATAATTTGGTTCATCGATCCTTCTTCTTTGGCCGTGAGGAGATAAGAGCACTTAGGAACCGACTTCCTGCAAGCCTCGGTGCCTGCTCAACGTTTGAGGTACTAATGGCATGTGTATGGAGATGCCGCACAATTGCATTTGCAGTAGACCCTGATGAGGTTGTTGGCATTTCATGCATAATCAATATGCGAGGCAAGCACGGTTTGGAACTGCCTCCAGGATACTATGGAAATGCTTTTGTGACTCCAGCTTCAATTACTAAGGCTGGAATGCTATGCAAAAATCCATTGGAATTTGCAATAAGGTTAGTGAAGAAAGCCAAGGCGGAAATGAGCCAGGAGTACATTAAATCAGTGGCAGATCTTATGGTCATCAAGGGCCGGCCCTTATTTACGCAGCCAGGGAACTATATTGTTTCAGATGTAACGCGTGCAGGGATTGGAGAGGTCGATTTCGGGTGGGGGAAGCCAGTTTATGGTGGGGTTGCCAAGGCTTCTCCTATTATTAGCTTCCGTATGTGGTTCAGGAACAGCAAAGGAGAAGAAGGGAATGTTATACCTATATGCCTGCCTCCGCCAGTCATGGAAAGGTTTGAACAGGAGCTAAAGAGAATGACCAAAGAGGCAGAGCTGTTAATTACATCCATGCCCTAA